The Cylindrospermopsis curvispora GIHE-G1 genome contains a region encoding:
- a CDS encoding non-ribosomal peptide synthetase, whose translation MNQILPLSINQKEIYVDQIMSPNSCHMHIGATVTVRGIFDREILNYAMSKTIDCHPGLKTRIYEVDGEPFQTIASHTSNHIPFIDFSGHDNSDEQAENYINQEFIKPLTFGENATLADFQLIKVCDDKHIVYAKYHHVITDGWGAAIFFREVIKTYNQILQEGREDQETRDWVITEYIEEETKYLASDIFMRDRHYWQQRLNNLSPMIFHPIKQPQELDGKRHSIYIPRHQYDQVDELCKNVKSNVFHFILSLIAIYVSKHYLKNDVVVGLSLLNRSKNIFKDAIGMFVSTIPFRLEVEQEDTIHQLLDKIRYSLRQDYRHQKFPVAEMKQLSGLKATSKQHLFEVFLSYERHDYADNFLGTKTTCVPLYSQQQKVPLIIYVREYEKTDDVKIDFDYNLSYLDGEAVGEIVRSFETLFTQAATNLEISIGDLAICDSETINISQPDSPSTKFFADDTETLVSAFEKVVSQYPQNLAVQFDGELYKKFLSYTELNDQANRLANYLISQGVKPGSRVGICLERSEQIIVAILAIIKTGSAYVPIDPHAPSVRRQFIVQDSGMTTLITETSLIAELVTENISTLTIESINLALAKQANTLPIISIKPDFPAYIIYTSGSTGTPKGCVVTHKNAIRLMRATEPWFGFNEKDIWTLFHSFAFDFSVWELWGALLYGGKVIVVPFWLSRNPEKFREFLSTEKVTVLNQTPSAFYQLIHADQSSVQDIYLRYIMFGGEALNIQSLQPWLERYGDKKPYLINMYGITETTVHVTYRPITRQDLKVRGSFIGKEIADLHIYLLDEKLSPVADGIPGEIYVGGAGVTNGYLNRPALTAERFLPNPFGSGRMYRSGDLAKRLPNGDLEYLGRIDQQVKIRGFRIELGEIQAALISHYQVREAVVITDEWEEEKRLVAYYVTDESSPTAHELRQYLKNKLPDYMIPAAYVKLEVLPLNVNGKVDIKALPMPDWNLLRVEEDYIAPRNLDEEILCTIVAEILGLQKVGIDDNFFEIGGDSILALQVVARAKNAGFLISAGELYELATVRYLATKKAIITSGDGVKKLPNIGSALVSDADKLLLPQDVGDAYPLSSLQSGMLYHSELDPDSAIFHQIFTFDLQIGYSELAWKQAIADICSANPVLRTSFHWTGYSQPLQMVHEQVELPLSVVDLRGCDNANEQIREWIELEKNHNFDITQAPLFRLQIHRVSDLKLSFSFSFHHVILDGWSVATLLTQLLRRYVEYLATENLPPLPVTQISYKDFIAQEQNVITNHTVREFWLQHLRNLQVTFLPRLSTNTAKTTAASHQKRQLKRMSVLVDTKLAEKLRQITKNLGVPLKTSLLALHLRVLSFITGQKQVVTGNVINARPETSGSENLLGLFVNTIPFRLELPQGNWLDLVRAVFRLETEILPHRTFPLAEIQRVLDQRPLFDVGFNYVHFHVYEGLLNLPQIQVENVDIFEETDFPFLTEFCLVPGSAALQLNLIYDTQQFADTQVDQYANYYQAAMFDMVTNPQTPYHRRSLISSQERQHLIQSANQNLKDFVSSQTLVSAFNQIVAKHANKTALVYQQTSLSFGELEIQANRLAHYLQAKGIGPETLVGLCLERSEQLIISILGILKAGGAYVPIDPAYPSDRLEFLFRDSGIMLLITQRSVISQLPECGAEMIILEDIAEEIEQENSQAPEVNILPQNAAYVIYTSGSTGQPKGCIVTHANVIRLFNSTETWFNFDSEDIWTLFHSYAFDFSVWEMWGGLLYGGQVVVVPHWTVRSPKEFLQMLATHRVTVLNQTPSAFKQLISVVRQKPEKLSLRYVIFGGEALELADLQPWIDLYGHTQPELINMYGITETTVHVTYRPITQKDIINNLNHRPSVIGQSIPDLELYILDENLDPTPTGVTGEIYIGGAGVTRGYLQQPGLTAQRFIPHAHRPGSRLYRSGDLARYLPDGEIQYLGRADQQIKIRGFRIELEEIQLVITSHPDVKQALVVCQKSPTGENRIVAYVIFSGVAQPQNDLGKFLKTKLPDYMVPSVFVPIETIPLTINGKVDYAALPVHNWNSIKKDYIAPRNDREATICSLMASLLKLERVGVDDDFFEIGGDSLLVTQLAISLRQTYDTEFPLPELFTHRTPGEIALLVGDESPALPEIEIPKASRTRRSVTLTDDGILSKY comes from the coding sequence GTGAACCAGATATTACCATTATCAATAAATCAAAAAGAAATCTATGTTGATCAAATCATGTCCCCAAATAGTTGTCATATGCACATAGGCGCAACTGTGACTGTTCGTGGGATTTTTGATCGGGAAATTCTTAATTACGCGATGAGCAAAACAATTGATTGCCATCCAGGACTAAAAACAAGAATTTATGAAGTTGATGGCGAACCTTTCCAAACTATCGCAAGTCATACAAGTAATCATATTCCCTTTATTGACTTTTCTGGTCATGACAACAGTGATGAACAGGCTGAAAATTACATAAACCAGGAATTCATCAAACCCCTTACTTTTGGTGAAAATGCTACCTTAGCTGACTTTCAGTTGATTAAGGTTTGTGATGATAAGCATATAGTTTACGCTAAGTATCATCATGTTATTACGGACGGTTGGGGAGCAGCAATATTCTTTCGGGAAGTTATTAAAACTTATAATCAAATCCTCCAAGAGGGTAGGGAAGATCAAGAAACAAGAGACTGGGTAATCACAGAATATATAGAGGAGGAAACAAAGTATTTAGCATCGGATATTTTTATGCGGGATCGGCATTATTGGCAACAACGGCTCAATAATCTATCCCCGATGATTTTTCACCCTATCAAACAACCACAAGAACTTGATGGAAAAAGGCATTCTATTTACATTCCTCGTCACCAGTATGATCAAGTTGATGAGCTTTGTAAAAATGTTAAATCAAATGTGTTTCATTTTATTTTAAGCTTAATTGCTATTTACGTAAGTAAACATTATCTAAAAAATGATGTAGTTGTAGGTTTATCTTTATTGAATCGCAGTAAAAATATTTTTAAAGATGCCATTGGAATGTTTGTGAGTACCATTCCCTTTAGGCTAGAAGTCGAGCAAGAAGACACAATTCATCAATTATTAGACAAGATTCGTTACTCATTGCGTCAGGACTATCGCCATCAAAAGTTTCCTGTAGCGGAAATGAAACAGCTTTCTGGGTTAAAAGCTACCAGCAAGCAGCATTTATTTGAGGTTTTTCTTTCTTACGAAAGGCACGACTATGCTGACAATTTTCTTGGTACAAAAACTACATGTGTTCCTCTTTATAGTCAGCAACAAAAAGTCCCCTTAATTATTTACGTGCGAGAATATGAAAAAACTGACGATGTAAAAATAGACTTTGACTATAACCTTTCTTATTTAGATGGGGAAGCAGTTGGGGAGATAGTAAGAAGTTTTGAAACATTGTTTACCCAAGCTGCTACTAATTTGGAAATTTCGATTGGCGATCTTGCCATTTGTGATTCAGAAACTATAAACATAAGCCAACCGGACTCTCCATCAACAAAATTCTTTGCCGATGATACAGAAACACTGGTTTCTGCTTTTGAAAAGGTCGTTTCTCAATACCCACAAAATCTAGCAGTTCAATTTGATGGAGAACTTTATAAAAAGTTTCTTAGCTACACAGAATTAAATGATCAAGCCAATCGATTGGCCAATTACTTAATTAGTCAGGGGGTAAAACCAGGATCACGGGTGGGGATTTGTTTGGAGCGTTCTGAACAGATAATAGTTGCAATTTTGGCTATCATAAAAACTGGATCAGCTTATGTTCCCATTGATCCCCATGCTCCCAGTGTACGTCGCCAATTCATTGTGCAAGATAGTGGCATGACAACACTAATTACAGAAACATCCCTAATAGCAGAATTAGTCACTGAAAATATCAGTACCCTTACCATCGAATCAATCAATTTAGCACTTGCTAAACAGGCAAATACATTACCAATAATTAGTATTAAGCCGGATTTTCCTGCTTATATTATTTACACTAGTGGGTCTACGGGAACTCCCAAGGGTTGTGTTGTTACTCACAAAAATGCTATTCGTCTAATGCGTGCTACAGAACCTTGGTTTGGATTTAATGAAAAAGATATTTGGACTCTATTTCATTCCTTTGCTTTTGATTTTTCCGTATGGGAATTATGGGGTGCCTTACTATACGGTGGCAAGGTAATTGTCGTACCTTTCTGGTTAAGCAGAAATCCTGAAAAATTCCGAGAATTTCTCAGCACCGAAAAGGTAACAGTGCTCAATCAGACACCTTCAGCTTTTTACCAGTTGATTCACGCAGATCAAAGTAGCGTACAGGATATATATCTACGCTATATAATGTTTGGTGGCGAAGCTTTAAATATACAAAGCCTACAACCCTGGTTGGAAAGGTATGGGGATAAAAAACCCTACTTGATCAACATGTATGGTATTACAGAAACTACCGTTCATGTTACCTATCGTCCTATTACCCGTCAGGATTTAAAAGTTAGGGGAAGTTTTATAGGTAAGGAAATCGCCGATCTTCATATATATCTCTTGGATGAGAAATTATCACCTGTAGCTGATGGAATTCCCGGAGAAATTTATGTAGGTGGTGCGGGAGTAACTAATGGTTATTTGAATCGTCCTGCTTTAACAGCAGAAAGGTTTTTGCCCAATCCCTTTGGGAGTGGAAGAATGTACCGTAGCGGTGATTTGGCCAAGAGATTACCTAATGGGGATTTAGAGTATTTGGGCAGAATAGACCAACAAGTCAAAATTCGCGGATTCCGCATTGAGTTAGGAGAAATTCAAGCAGCTTTAATATCTCATTATCAAGTACGGGAAGCAGTAGTTATTACGGATGAATGGGAGGAAGAAAAGCGTTTAGTTGCTTATTATGTCACAGATGAGTCTTCACCGACTGCTCATGAATTGCGTCAATACCTGAAAAATAAGTTGCCAGATTATATGATTCCCGCAGCTTATGTTAAGCTAGAGGTTCTTCCCTTGAATGTCAATGGCAAGGTTGATATTAAGGCCTTACCCATGCCAGATTGGAATTTGTTAAGGGTAGAGGAAGACTACATCGCTCCTCGCAATCTGGATGAAGAAATATTGTGTACAATAGTGGCAGAAATTCTTGGCTTGCAAAAGGTTGGCATTGATGATAATTTCTTTGAGATAGGTGGGGATTCTATTTTGGCTTTACAAGTGGTTGCTAGGGCCAAAAATGCGGGTTTTTTAATCTCTGCTGGAGAACTATATGAGTTAGCAACGGTTCGTTATTTGGCTACCAAGAAAGCTATAATTACATCTGGGGATGGGGTTAAGAAACTTCCTAACATAGGTTCTGCTCTGGTCTCTGATGCTGATAAACTGCTTTTACCACAAGATGTGGGAGATGCTTATCCCCTCTCTAGTTTACAGAGTGGAATGCTATATCATAGTGAATTAGATCCTGATTCGGCAATTTTTCATCAGATTTTCACTTTTGATCTGCAAATAGGTTATTCAGAATTGGCTTGGAAGCAAGCAATTGCCGATATTTGTTCAGCTAATCCGGTGTTAAGGACTTCCTTCCACTGGACAGGATATAGTCAACCACTGCAAATGGTGCATGAACAGGTGGAATTACCTTTAAGTGTTGTTGATTTGCGGGGTTGTGATAATGCTAATGAACAAATTAGGGAATGGATTGAGTTAGAAAAGAATCACAATTTTGATATTACTCAAGCACCCCTTTTCCGCTTGCAAATTCACAGAGTTTCTGATCTGAAACTGAGTTTTAGTTTTAGTTTTCATCATGTTATCCTGGATGGTTGGAGTGTGGCAACTTTATTAACACAATTATTAAGGCGTTATGTGGAATATTTGGCCACAGAAAATTTGCCACCACTACCAGTAACCCAAATTAGTTACAAGGATTTTATTGCCCAGGAACAAAACGTAATTACTAATCATACAGTACGTGAATTCTGGTTACAACATCTCAGGAATTTACAAGTCACTTTCCTGCCACGCTTAAGTACAAATACGGCAAAAACTACAGCAGCAAGTCATCAAAAACGTCAGCTCAAACGTATGTCTGTTCTTGTTGATACAAAATTAGCAGAAAAGCTGCGTCAAATTACTAAAAATCTCGGTGTTCCTTTAAAGACATCTTTGCTAGCCTTGCATCTGCGGGTTCTTTCCTTTATCACTGGACAAAAGCAGGTAGTTACAGGTAATGTCATTAATGCTAGACCGGAAACTAGTGGTAGCGAAAACTTACTTGGCTTGTTTGTTAATACTATACCTTTCCGCTTAGAATTACCGCAAGGTAACTGGTTAGACTTGGTGCGAGCAGTTTTCCGCTTGGAAACGGAAATTCTTCCCCATCGTACATTCCCACTCGCTGAAATTCAACGGGTTCTGGATCAGCGCCCTCTGTTTGACGTGGGGTTTAACTATGTTCATTTCCATGTTTATGAAGGACTGCTCAATTTGCCACAAATTCAGGTTGAAAATGTGGATATTTTTGAGGAAACAGATTTCCCCTTCTTAACGGAATTTTGTTTAGTACCTGGAAGTGCAGCGCTACAGCTGAATTTGATCTACGACACCCAACAATTTGCAGACACACAAGTTGACCAGTATGCCAACTATTACCAAGCTGCTATGTTTGATATGGTTACCAATCCCCAAACACCATATCACAGGCGATCGCTCATTTCTAGCCAAGAGCGCCAACACCTGATTCAAAGTGCTAATCAAAATCTGAAAGACTTTGTATCTTCCCAAACTCTGGTTTCTGCTTTTAACCAAATTGTTGCCAAACATGCTAATAAAACAGCCCTAGTCTATCAACAAACCAGTCTCAGTTTTGGAGAATTGGAAATCCAAGCCAATCGTCTGGCCCATTATCTACAAGCCAAGGGGATAGGACCGGAAACACTGGTAGGCCTATGTTTAGAGCGTTCTGAACAATTAATTATTAGCATATTGGGCATTTTGAAAGCTGGTGGTGCTTATGTTCCTATTGATCCGGCTTATCCTAGCGATCGCCTGGAATTTCTCTTCCGAGATAGTGGAATTATGCTTTTAATTACTCAAAGATCAGTGATTTCCCAACTACCAGAATGTGGAGCTGAAATGATTATTCTGGAGGATATTGCTGAAGAAATAGAGCAGGAGAATTCCCAAGCTCCAGAAGTTAACATACTGCCGCAAAATGCAGCCTATGTAATTTATACTAGCGGTTCCACAGGTCAACCCAAGGGTTGTATAGTCACCCATGCTAACGTAATACGTTTGTTTAACAGCACTGAAACCTGGTTTAACTTTGATAGTGAAGATATCTGGACTTTGTTTCATTCCTATGCTTTCGATTTCTCCGTGTGGGAAATGTGGGGTGGTTTATTATATGGTGGTCAAGTTGTAGTTGTTCCCCATTGGACAGTGCGCTCACCCAAGGAGTTTTTGCAAATGCTGGCAACACACAGAGTTACAGTATTGAATCAAACACCTTCAGCATTCAAACAACTTATTTCCGTTGTCCGCCAAAAGCCAGAAAAATTATCCTTACGCTATGTGATTTTTGGTGGTGAAGCCCTGGAATTAGCCGACCTACAACCCTGGATTGACTTATATGGTCATACCCAACCAGAGTTGATTAACATGTATGGTATTACAGAAACCACCGTACACGTCACCTATAGACCAATTACCCAGAAAGACATTATCAATAATCTTAACCATCGTCCCAGTGTCATTGGTCAGTCAATTCCCGATTTAGAGCTTTATATCTTGGATGAGAATTTAGATCCCACACCCACAGGAGTTACAGGAGAAATTTATATTGGCGGTGCAGGGGTGACGAGGGGATACCTTCAACAACCAGGACTCACCGCACAAAGATTTATTCCCCATGCTCATAGACCTGGTAGTCGGTTATATCGTAGTGGAGACCTAGCTAGATATTTACCCGATGGAGAAATTCAATATCTCGGACGTGCTGACCAACAAATTAAAATACGTGGATTCCGGATTGAACTGGAAGAGATTCAATTAGTAATCACTAGCCATCCTGATGTCAAACAAGCACTAGTAGTATGCCAGAAGTCTCCCACCGGTGAGAATCGCATAGTTGCTTACGTGATATTTAGTGGTGTGGCACAACCCCAAAATGACCTAGGAAAGTTTTTAAAAACTAAACTGCCTGATTATATGGTTCCATCAGTTTTTGTGCCAATAGAGACCATACCTTTAACTATCAATGGCAAAGTTGATTATGCTGCACTGCCAGTACATAATTGGAACTCAATCAAAAAGGATTACATTGCTCCCAGGAATGACCGCGAGGCAACTATTTGCTCCTTGATGGCATCACTGTTAAAATTAGAACGAGTGGGGGTGGATGATGATTTCTTTGAGATTGGTGGAGACTCTCTGTTAGTCACCCAGTTAGCTATTAGTTTGCGTCAAACATATGACACAGAATTTCCCTTACCGGAGCTATTTACTCATCGCACCCCGGGAGAAATTGCACTTTTAGTAGGAGATGAATCACCTGCACTACCAGAAATAGAAATCCCCAAAGCGTCGCGCACACGCCGTTCCGTCACCTTAACTGATGATGGCATCCTGTCTAAATATTAA
- a CDS encoding MbtH family protein produces MYNNEQSDSTIYLVVVNHEEQYSIWPKWKEVPLGWRAAGKEGNKAECLAYIEEVWTDMRPLSLRQAMEKVNT; encoded by the coding sequence ATGTATAACAACGAGCAAAGCGATAGTACAATTTATTTGGTAGTAGTCAACCATGAGGAACAATATTCCATTTGGCCTAAATGGAAAGAAGTACCATTAGGTTGGCGTGCAGCAGGTAAAGAGGGAAATAAAGCAGAATGTTTAGCCTATATTGAGGAGGTTTGGACTGACATGCGTCCTTTAAGTCTAAGACAGGCAATGGAGAAAGTTAATACTTAG
- a CDS encoding SDR family oxidoreductase produces the protein MKLEDTKSLVTGAASGIGRCIALELASAGATVVGGDVDMEGLKSLELEAKELPGKIYVLQLDVANESNVKEFIFAACEKIGYPNTLINNAGILRDGLLVTQDEDGWLRKLPTAQWKRVIDVNLTGAFFMAREFAAVAIEQNVSPALIVNISSVTRSGNPGQSNYSASKAGLDADTRTWALELAPFGFRVAGVAPGLTNTPILSRVSPTALADMTGSIPLKRIAEPYEIWQAVRFIIECDYFTASVIDVDGGARF, from the coding sequence ATGAAATTGGAAGATACTAAGAGCTTAGTAACTGGTGCTGCTAGTGGGATCGGACGCTGCATTGCTCTAGAACTAGCCAGTGCAGGTGCTACAGTGGTTGGTGGAGATGTAGATATGGAAGGGCTAAAAAGCCTGGAGTTAGAGGCCAAAGAATTACCTGGTAAGATCTATGTCTTACAATTGGATGTAGCAAATGAATCAAATGTTAAAGAATTTATCTTTGCTGCTTGTGAAAAAATCGGTTATCCTAATACCCTTATCAATAATGCAGGCATTCTTAGAGATGGTCTATTAGTTACACAAGATGAGGATGGCTGGCTCAGAAAATTACCAACAGCACAATGGAAGCGAGTGATTGATGTAAATTTGACGGGTGCTTTTTTCATGGCCCGGGAGTTTGCTGCTGTAGCTATCGAGCAAAATGTTTCTCCAGCACTGATCGTCAATATTTCTTCTGTAACTAGATCAGGAAACCCTGGACAATCCAATTATAGCGCATCAAAAGCAGGGCTGGATGCAGATACACGCACCTGGGCTTTAGAATTAGCTCCCTTCGGTTTTCGAGTAGCAGGTGTAGCTCCTGGACTAACAAATACTCCTATTTTGAGCCGAGTATCACCCACAGCTTTAGCTGATATGACCGGAAGCATACCCTTGAAACGTATTGCTGAACCTTATGAAATCTGGCAAGCAGTGCGTTTTATTATTGAGTGTGACTATTTTACTGCCAGTGTTATAGATGTGGATGGAGGAGCCAGATTTTAG
- a CDS encoding aspartyl/asparaginyl beta-hydroxylase domain-containing protein encodes MFFNPAIFPFTSALEASWPDIRKELEQLQPADFIDWPERNIYNHGWGVLGLYAFGQRLEENCRLCPKTAGVVENIPGMITAGFSSLAPGTYIGPHFGVSKAVLRCHLGVVVPDNNCAIRVDKETKNWQEGKCLVFDDTYEHEAWNRSNKTRIVLLVDFMRSNPTSEELVTGDQNVDHDYWINILRQKDVNLK; translated from the coding sequence ATGTTTTTCAATCCTGCAATTTTCCCATTTACTTCTGCTTTGGAGGCAAGTTGGCCTGATATCCGTAAAGAACTGGAGCAATTACAGCCAGCAGACTTCATAGATTGGCCCGAGAGGAATATCTACAACCATGGTTGGGGGGTACTAGGACTATACGCTTTTGGACAAAGGTTAGAAGAGAACTGCAGGCTTTGTCCAAAAACGGCTGGAGTTGTGGAAAATATACCTGGCATGATAACAGCTGGATTCTCTTCTTTAGCTCCAGGGACTTATATAGGTCCCCATTTTGGCGTGAGCAAAGCAGTTCTTCGCTGTCATCTGGGTGTGGTTGTACCTGATAACAATTGTGCTATCAGAGTGGATAAGGAAACTAAAAATTGGCAGGAGGGGAAATGCTTAGTTTTTGACGATACTTACGAACATGAAGCCTGGAATAGATCTAATAAAACGCGGATTGTGTTATTGGTAGACTTTATGAGAAGCAACCCCACTTCCGAAGAACTAGTGACAGGCGATCAGAATGTTGACCATGACTATTGGATAAATATCCTTAGACAAAAGGATGTAAATTTAAAGTAA